The following are encoded together in the Phragmites australis chromosome 19, lpPhrAust1.1, whole genome shotgun sequence genome:
- the LOC133900745 gene encoding la-related protein 6B-like isoform X2 gives MSQQEAADPPAAGAEERPGGLPRSGSASRLNAQAPEFVPRAAAAAPPPPPPAQTVVRLFPPPPRSAAFFVAGPPPPPPFGYYAAVGAGGAGFRAAAAAEQPVEAEQPAQAQQPARDEIFDDAVHKIIKQVEYYFSDINLATTEHLMRFITRDPEGYVPISVVASFKKIKALVPSNSMLASALRTSSKLVISDDGTRVKRERPFTESDLEELQARIVVAENLPDDHSYPNLMRLFSAVGSVRTIRTCYPQTPNGTGPVTNRSSKLDMLFANKLHAFVEYDTIEDATKAIVELNDERNWRSGLRVRLLNTCMTKGGRGKKGGPEADGYGDEENVSTSYQPNDKHLEETSQLSDAHGEHVTEDGTGDMGRGHGRGRGRGGRGRGRGYHHHNNNQHHNNHHQQQHQNSNHHGNSRSGAIPVVTTPSGHPMKIEQQQEQQAQPQPQALTAANKQPTGPRMPDGTRGFTMGRGKPQTSPSVSASEPEP, from the exons ATGTCGCAGCAGGAGGCTGCGGACccgccggcggcgggggcggaggAGCGGCCGGGGGGGCTCCCGCGGAGCGGCTCCGCCAGCCGCCTCAACGCGCAGGCGCCGGAGTTCGTGCCgcgggccgcggcggcggcacccCCACCCCCGCCGCCGGCGCAGACGGTGGTCCGTCTGTTCCCGCCGCCACCGCGCTCCGCGGCGTTCTTCGTtgcggggccgccgccgccgccgccgttcggGTACTACGCGGCGGTTGGCGCCGGTGGTGCCGGGTtccgtgccgccgccgcggcggagcAGCCGGTCGAGGCTGAGCAACCGGCGCAGGCGCAGCAGCCGGCGAGGGACGAGATCTTTGACGACGCGGTGCACAAGATCATAAAGCAG GTGGAGTATTATTTCAGTGATATAAACCTGGCCACTACTGAACATTTGATGAGGTTTATTACTAGGGATCCTGAAGGATACG TGCCAATATCAGTTGTTGCTAGCTTTAAGAAAATTAAGGCTTTGGTGCCAAGTAATTCCATGCTTGCTTCAGCTCTTCGGACGTCATCAAAGCTT gtcattagtgatgatgGAACAAGAGTAAAACGTGAGAGGCCATTTACAGAATCAGATTTAGAAGAACTCCAG GCCCGAATTGTTGTTGCAGAAAACCTTCCAGATGATCATTCTTACCCGAATCTAATGAGGCTCTTTTCAGCTGTTGGCAG TGTCAGGACAATTCGAACATGCTATCCTCAGACCCCAAATGGCACTGGTCCAGTTACTAACAGATCTTCCAAGCTAGATATGCTTTTTGCCAACAAA CTGCATGCTTTTGTTGAGTATGATACTATTGAAGATGCTACGAAAGCG ATTGTGGAACTTAATGATGAGAGGAACTGGAGAAGTGGGCTCAGAGTTCGATTGCTGAACACTTGCATG ACAAAGGGAGGAAGAGGGAAAAAGGGTGGGCCAGAAGCTGATGGATATGGTGATGAGGAGAATGTCTCCACTTCTTACCAACCAAATGATAAACATCTAGAAGAAACATCTCAATTGTCAGATGCACATGGAGAACACGTG ACTGAGGATGGCACTGGAGATATGGGACGAGGACATGGCAGAGGCCGTGGCCGTGGTGGCAGAGGCCGAGGGCGTGGTTATCACCACCATAACAACAATCAACATCACAACAACCACCATCAGCAGCAGCACCAAAACAGCAACCACCACGGTAACAGCCGTAGTGGCGCCATTCCGGTTGTAACCACACCATCTGGCCACCCAATGAAGAttgagcagcagcaggagcagcaggcaCAACCGCAGCCACAGGCACTCACAGCGGCTAACAAACAGCCTACAGGGCCGCGCATGCCAGATGGCACACGTGGATTCACCATGGGCAGAGGGAAGCCGCAAACATCACCCAGTGTATCCGCTAGCGAACCTGAACCTTGA
- the LOC133900745 gene encoding la-related protein 6B-like isoform X1 — protein MSQQEAADPPAAGAEERPGGLPRSGSASRLNAQAPEFVPRAAAAAPPPPPPAQTVVRLFPPPPRSAAFFVAGPPPPPPFGYYAAVGAGGAGFRAAAAAEQPVEAEQPAQAQQPARDEIFDDAVHKIIKQVEYYFSDINLATTEHLMRFITRDPEGYVPISVVASFKKIKALVPSNSMLASALRTSSKLVISDDGTRVKRERPFTESDLEELQARIVVAENLPDDHSYPNLMRLFSAVGSVRTIRTCYPQTPNGTGPVTNRSSKLDMLFANKLHAFVEYDTIEDATKAIVELNDERNWRSGLRVRLLNTCMTKGGRGKKGGPEADGYGDEENVSTSYQPNDKHLEETSQLSDAHGEHVFDFVQTEDGTGDMGRGHGRGRGRGGRGRGRGYHHHNNNQHHNNHHQQQHQNSNHHGNSRSGAIPVVTTPSGHPMKIEQQQEQQAQPQPQALTAANKQPTGPRMPDGTRGFTMGRGKPQTSPSVSASEPEP, from the exons ATGTCGCAGCAGGAGGCTGCGGACccgccggcggcgggggcggaggAGCGGCCGGGGGGGCTCCCGCGGAGCGGCTCCGCCAGCCGCCTCAACGCGCAGGCGCCGGAGTTCGTGCCgcgggccgcggcggcggcacccCCACCCCCGCCGCCGGCGCAGACGGTGGTCCGTCTGTTCCCGCCGCCACCGCGCTCCGCGGCGTTCTTCGTtgcggggccgccgccgccgccgccgttcggGTACTACGCGGCGGTTGGCGCCGGTGGTGCCGGGTtccgtgccgccgccgcggcggagcAGCCGGTCGAGGCTGAGCAACCGGCGCAGGCGCAGCAGCCGGCGAGGGACGAGATCTTTGACGACGCGGTGCACAAGATCATAAAGCAG GTGGAGTATTATTTCAGTGATATAAACCTGGCCACTACTGAACATTTGATGAGGTTTATTACTAGGGATCCTGAAGGATACG TGCCAATATCAGTTGTTGCTAGCTTTAAGAAAATTAAGGCTTTGGTGCCAAGTAATTCCATGCTTGCTTCAGCTCTTCGGACGTCATCAAAGCTT gtcattagtgatgatgGAACAAGAGTAAAACGTGAGAGGCCATTTACAGAATCAGATTTAGAAGAACTCCAG GCCCGAATTGTTGTTGCAGAAAACCTTCCAGATGATCATTCTTACCCGAATCTAATGAGGCTCTTTTCAGCTGTTGGCAG TGTCAGGACAATTCGAACATGCTATCCTCAGACCCCAAATGGCACTGGTCCAGTTACTAACAGATCTTCCAAGCTAGATATGCTTTTTGCCAACAAA CTGCATGCTTTTGTTGAGTATGATACTATTGAAGATGCTACGAAAGCG ATTGTGGAACTTAATGATGAGAGGAACTGGAGAAGTGGGCTCAGAGTTCGATTGCTGAACACTTGCATG ACAAAGGGAGGAAGAGGGAAAAAGGGTGGGCCAGAAGCTGATGGATATGGTGATGAGGAGAATGTCTCCACTTCTTACCAACCAAATGATAAACATCTAGAAGAAACATCTCAATTGTCAGATGCACATGGAGAACACGTG TTTGATTTTGTACAGACTGAGGATGGCACTGGAGATATGGGACGAGGACATGGCAGAGGCCGTGGCCGTGGTGGCAGAGGCCGAGGGCGTGGTTATCACCACCATAACAACAATCAACATCACAACAACCACCATCAGCAGCAGCACCAAAACAGCAACCACCACGGTAACAGCCGTAGTGGCGCCATTCCGGTTGTAACCACACCATCTGGCCACCCAATGAAGAttgagcagcagcaggagcagcaggcaCAACCGCAGCCACAGGCACTCACAGCGGCTAACAAACAGCCTACAGGGCCGCGCATGCCAGATGGCACACGTGGATTCACCATGGGCAGAGGGAAGCCGCAAACATCACCCAGTGTATCCGCTAGCGAACCTGAACCTTGA